A section of the Methanosarcina mazei S-6 genome encodes:
- a CDS encoding RAD55 family ATPase, producing MENLPTGVEGLDLLMDGGYPRGKSILVTGPPGSGKTILGLHFLHRSCQDGRKCILVLTRELTEDVLTQAHSLGIGLDPFIESGQLNIRNIFEDKINKIKSVSKFGKGLCAVDTDIIEYLSSMSTEVDVVVIDNIGVMAINHDIREFADEFSSISIILLKNGCTSLFVMDEDSYNTTQRLTGYMVFGLMRLITQENFISGKTKQYLYIEKMRNTPVPVKYSLFDITSQGIRVISGMKSP from the coding sequence ATGGAAAACTTGCCTACCGGAGTGGAAGGACTGGATTTACTTATGGACGGGGGATATCCCAGGGGAAAGAGCATTCTTGTTACCGGGCCTCCGGGTTCTGGAAAAACTATCCTCGGGCTTCACTTTCTTCACAGGAGTTGCCAGGACGGAAGAAAATGCATACTTGTTCTTACAAGAGAACTCACTGAAGACGTACTCACTCAGGCACACAGTCTCGGGATTGGCCTTGATCCTTTCATTGAAAGCGGGCAGCTCAATATCAGGAATATATTCGAAGACAAAATAAACAAGATTAAAAGCGTTTCCAAATTCGGAAAGGGGCTCTGTGCCGTGGACACGGACATAATCGAATACTTAAGTTCCATGTCTACGGAAGTTGATGTTGTGGTTATTGACAACATCGGAGTAATGGCCATAAATCATGATATAAGGGAGTTCGCAGATGAGTTCAGTTCAATAAGCATTATCCTCCTGAAAAACGGATGTACAAGTCTCTTTGTCATGGACGAGGACTCTTACAATACTACCCAGAGGCTTACGGGCTATATGGTTTTCGGGCTTATGAGACTCATTACACAGGAAAACTTCATTTCCGGGAAAACAAAACAGTATCTCTATATTGAAAAAATGAGAAACACACCTGTGCCTGTCAAATATTCCCTTTTTGACATCACTTCGCAGGGGATAAGGGTTATTTCAGGCATGAAATCTCCGTAA
- a CDS encoding DUF790 family protein, with the protein MLTSDLLVTRISRGKIRPAYSVFDSENLELAGLLIETFRQHVGKTYGDLLTELEGYEEMNYRFIRGLSQLLGRRAVVETSSAVDPSRAREAVFEACGGMALFPEERQKALQIAAKNLLVSVSDLEKSLWADLEENQVLKEFDPPAPAELLRQYNISLTQTLLFRAIDLDIWIKGDFQRVLWKILRFGLMYSLEDAQEEGGIKETEGEKKLIKENERKESPVKESERKENKRNDENEEIEKLKSVHLHLDGPASLFRMSERYGNSFAKLFPALLKTKGWRLKAGILHKGYQGKRILEFSLDSSEEAFRFMRKVSGYPESVSRDYQFAEEKKGYGIETGMETGYEGQPVERQSVAQEVETDAASEVFDSAFEQQFASLSFGGWDVRREPAILKAGRFAFVPDFSLQKNGIKVYAEIVGFWTPEYLKKKVEKLKEVKEPVILLINRKLKCSEKDFPAQDVIFFDRKIPANEVTQVLRKYEEKKLAEDRSRIHEIEIPLSGEIINLEKIAARNGVMLEALKKVLEERFEKIQEPEKSEVREKFEGYRDSGKEHENIGNYRDYRDYVLLENYIIHRQLLEKINLELEKPGAAETYADAVKIFEDFGFDSGLFYPVLEHLKYRVIWAGLSEENAKIKKIPDR; encoded by the coding sequence GTGCTGACATCTGACCTCCTAGTAACCCGCATCTCCAGAGGAAAGATCAGGCCTGCATATTCGGTTTTTGACTCTGAAAACCTTGAACTTGCAGGGCTACTTATAGAGACTTTCAGGCAGCATGTCGGAAAAACATATGGTGACCTCCTTACGGAACTCGAAGGCTATGAAGAGATGAACTACCGCTTTATCAGGGGACTTTCGCAGCTCCTCGGGAGGCGGGCTGTGGTTGAGACATCTTCGGCTGTTGACCCTTCCAGAGCCAGGGAAGCTGTCTTTGAAGCCTGTGGGGGCATGGCTCTTTTTCCTGAAGAAAGGCAAAAGGCGCTGCAAATAGCTGCAAAAAACCTTTTAGTTTCAGTTTCAGACCTTGAAAAATCTCTGTGGGCAGACCTTGAGGAAAACCAGGTTCTTAAAGAATTCGACCCTCCTGCCCCTGCAGAACTCCTCAGGCAGTACAACATTTCCCTTACCCAGACTCTGCTTTTCCGTGCCATTGACCTTGATATCTGGATAAAGGGAGATTTTCAGAGAGTCCTCTGGAAAATCCTCAGGTTCGGGCTTATGTATTCCCTTGAGGATGCGCAGGAAGAAGGTGGAATAAAAGAAACTGAGGGAGAAAAAAAGCTGATAAAAGAAAATGAGAGAAAAGAAAGCCCAGTAAAAGAAAGTGAGAGAAAAGAAAACAAAAGAAATGACGAAAACGAAGAAATTGAAAAACTAAAAAGTGTTCATCTTCATCTTGATGGGCCTGCGTCACTTTTCAGAATGTCGGAAAGGTATGGGAATTCTTTTGCAAAACTCTTTCCCGCTCTCCTCAAAACAAAAGGCTGGAGATTGAAGGCAGGCATTCTGCATAAAGGTTATCAGGGAAAGAGGATCCTTGAATTTTCTCTTGACAGTTCTGAAGAAGCTTTCAGGTTCATGCGGAAAGTGTCCGGCTATCCTGAAAGTGTTTCTCGCGACTATCAGTTTGCTGAAGAAAAGAAAGGATATGGAATTGAAACCGGAATGGAAACAGGGTACGAGGGCCAGCCTGTAGAAAGGCAATCCGTAGCCCAGGAAGTAGAAACAGACGCTGCAAGTGAAGTCTTTGATAGCGCTTTTGAACAGCAATTTGCAAGCTTAAGTTTCGGGGGCTGGGACGTGAGAAGAGAACCTGCAATACTGAAAGCAGGCAGGTTCGCTTTTGTACCGGATTTTTCCCTGCAGAAGAACGGGATAAAAGTATATGCAGAAATTGTTGGCTTCTGGACTCCCGAATACCTTAAAAAGAAAGTCGAGAAACTCAAAGAGGTAAAAGAACCTGTTATTCTCCTGATTAACAGGAAACTCAAATGTTCCGAAAAAGATTTTCCTGCACAGGACGTCATTTTCTTCGACAGGAAGATCCCGGCAAACGAAGTCACTCAGGTGCTCAGAAAATACGAGGAAAAAAAACTTGCAGAAGATAGGTCAAGGATACACGAAATAGAAATCCCTCTCTCAGGGGAAATTATTAATCTTGAAAAGATCGCAGCCAGAAATGGAGTTATGCTTGAAGCTTTAAAAAAGGTTCTTGAAGAGAGATTTGAAAAAATACAGGAACCTGAAAAATCCGAAGTTCGGGAAAAATTCGAAGGGTACAGAGATTCCGGAAAAGAGCATGAAAATATTGGAAACTACAGAGACTACAGAGACTACGTGCTTCTTGAAAATTACATAATTCACAGGCAGTTGCTTGAGAAAATAAATCTTGAGCTTGAAAAGCCCGGCGCAGCAGAGACGTATGCTGATGCAGTAAAAATCTTTGAGGATTTCGGGTTTGACAGCGGCCTCTTTTATCCCGTACTCGAACACCTGAAGTATAGAGTAATCTGGGCAGGGCTCAGTGAAGAAAATGCAAAAATTAAAAAAATTCCAGACAGGTAA
- a CDS encoding MM0924 family protein gives MKQEFIEKYYLGKEVEIDIGGNTTYRGIAAECNDGVLSLKWTIKEEGYTHIEIEKIAVMWKTLGK, from the coding sequence ATGAAACAGGAGTTCATTGAGAAATATTATCTGGGCAAGGAAGTAGAAATTGACATCGGGGGAAACACAACATACCGGGGAATCGCTGCTGAATGTAATGATGGAGTCCTGAGCCTTAAATGGACTATAAAAGAAGAGGGTTACACGCATATTGAAATAGAAAAAATTGCTGTAATGTGGAAAACCCTTGGCAAGTAA
- a CDS encoding ATPase domain-containing protein — protein MDRVSTGIEELDRKLSGGYPGNKATLITGVAGSGKTIYGIHFLHRSCVEGRKCLMIATEETPEDILYQAELLGHDIKPYYESGQLVIENIFESRSEIIGQTRYGFKPESLDIELPNLIEFIRDGTECLVIDNLGTFALRVPKKKLRDQFDGLNYLVRKKSCTTLLIMDESAHNLTNQLAEYSVYGTIRLLVKENAYLGKMERYLCISKMRSTPISPDMSIFEITSEGIKIHETKGGSLVE, from the coding sequence ATGGATAGAGTTTCAACAGGCATAGAGGAGCTTGATAGAAAATTGAGCGGAGGTTATCCCGGGAATAAAGCAACCCTGATAACAGGCGTAGCCGGGAGTGGAAAAACTATCTATGGAATCCATTTCCTTCACAGGAGCTGTGTTGAAGGAAGAAAATGCCTGATGATCGCAACTGAAGAAACTCCTGAAGATATTCTTTACCAGGCAGAATTGCTGGGGCATGACATTAAGCCTTACTATGAAAGCGGGCAGCTTGTCATAGAAAACATATTTGAGAGCCGCTCGGAAATCATAGGGCAGACAAGATACGGTTTTAAACCTGAAAGCCTTGATATCGAGCTCCCTAACCTTATAGAATTCATACGCGACGGAACAGAATGCCTTGTCATAGATAACCTGGGAACCTTTGCTCTGAGAGTTCCCAAAAAAAAGTTAAGGGACCAGTTTGACGGGCTGAACTACCTTGTGAGAAAAAAAAGCTGTACCACCCTCCTGATCATGGATGAATCAGCTCACAACCTGACCAACCAGCTAGCTGAATATTCGGTCTACGGTACTATTCGCCTTCTGGTAAAAGAGAACGCCTATCTGGGGAAAATGGAGCGCTACCTGTGCATATCCAAGATGCGCAGCACTCCTATATCCCCTGATATGTCGATATTTGAAATCACATCCGAAGGGATTAAAATTCATGAAACAAAAGGAGGAAGCCTTGTTGAATGA
- a CDS encoding response regulator — protein sequence MKQKEEALLNENNRPKVLIVDDMRENVELMEAYLAVEPYKVFCAYGGKEALRIVDKEKPDIVLLDVMMPEVNGYEVCKILKENPETQFIPVLMLTALSELEDRIKGIEVGADDFLTKPINRLELKTRVKSLLRVKYLHDRLVADRDSLEVKNRVQSILTAVIPTLLQSVSNEEKKVIINQMTGMVEKTLLEMYHFENREMDLAYAGNVCAEIMNQLGGSFYSTMGENDKIWIVKGTRCPWKGEEARKNPILCTLTRKIFSNITLKVDSGCRLEALKTIGNRNDCCEFLIKAA from the coding sequence ATGAAACAAAAGGAGGAAGCCTTGTTGAATGAAAATAACAGGCCGAAAGTCCTCATAGTGGATGACATGAGGGAGAATGTCGAGCTGATGGAAGCCTATCTTGCGGTTGAACCTTACAAAGTTTTCTGTGCTTACGGGGGAAAAGAAGCTCTCAGGATAGTGGATAAAGAAAAACCCGATATCGTCCTTCTGGATGTTATGATGCCTGAAGTCAACGGCTACGAGGTCTGCAAAATCCTCAAGGAAAACCCCGAGACCCAGTTTATTCCGGTACTTATGCTTACCGCTCTTTCTGAACTTGAAGACCGCATAAAAGGGATTGAGGTAGGAGCAGATGACTTCCTCACAAAACCCATAAACAGGCTTGAGCTGAAAACCAGAGTGAAGTCTCTCCTCAGAGTCAAATACCTTCACGACAGGCTGGTTGCTGACAGGGACAGCCTTGAAGTAAAAAACAGAGTGCAGAGCATCCTCACTGCCGTAATTCCTACCCTGCTCCAGTCCGTATCCAATGAAGAGAAAAAGGTCATTATAAACCAGATGACAGGCATGGTCGAAAAGACACTTCTTGAGATGTACCACTTCGAAAACAGGGAAATGGATCTGGCTTACGCAGGGAATGTCTGTGCAGAAATAATGAACCAGCTTGGCGGGAGCTTTTATTCTACTATGGGAGAAAATGATAAGATCTGGATAGTAAAAGGAACCAGATGCCCATGGAAAGGGGAAGAAGCCCGCAAAAACCCTATCCTCTGCACACTGACCCGAAAAATATTTTCAAATATAACCCTGAAAGTAGATTCAGGCTGCAGGCTTGAAGCCCTGAAAACCATTGGAAACAGAAATGACTGCTGCGAATTCCTGATAAAAGCAGCATAA
- a CDS encoding GNAT family N-acetyltransferase, producing the protein MGKESEYPLEVKWIDVKHKGNLEDAFQIRRNVFINEQNVPEEEEFDEADLKSHHAVVYADGSPVATGRLFKSEKYWIIGRISVLKEHRGKQAGKLVVEKLLEKAAELGAKEVHIHAQTHASGFYGKFGFVAYGNTFPESGIEHISMVKRL; encoded by the coding sequence ATGGGAAAAGAGAGCGAATATCCTCTGGAAGTAAAATGGATAGATGTAAAACATAAAGGGAACCTGGAGGATGCTTTCCAAATCCGAAGAAACGTTTTTATAAATGAACAGAATGTGCCGGAAGAAGAGGAATTTGACGAAGCGGACCTGAAGTCTCATCATGCAGTCGTGTATGCGGATGGCAGTCCGGTAGCCACAGGGAGGCTTTTTAAATCTGAAAAATACTGGATTATTGGAAGAATTTCAGTCCTTAAAGAACACCGGGGAAAACAGGCAGGAAAGCTCGTTGTGGAAAAGCTTCTGGAAAAAGCCGCTGAACTGGGAGCAAAAGAGGTGCATATCCATGCACAGACCCATGCAAGCGGGTTTTACGGGAAGTTCGGCTTTGTTGCTTATGGTAATACCTTTCCTGAATCCGGAATCGAGCATATTTCCATGGTGAAAAGACTGTAA
- a CDS encoding DEAD/DEAH box helicase, whose amino-acid sequence MIKISFKQGTILIKGNVRVPNSVWDERSESFRAPAMYYKDIINYLKDSGIDFEDSVLDLIPCPDLAAAYEASGKKLKLRDYQAEALISWGENEKRGVLVLPTGSGKTLTGIRAIAGCNTPALVVVPTLDLLEQWKKELEEAFSMEIGKLGGGDKKIFPVTVSTYDSAYIHAETLGNRFGLIIFDEVHHLPATGYRSIAEFSASPCRLGLTATYEREDGLHTELNRLVGGKVYEKKVSELAGGHLAPYTIKRVSVALTDEEQKEYEKKYSVFLDYLRKTGMIMRSPQDFQKLVMKSGRDPEARKALLARNAARDLAFNSDSKIEKLREILEQHRDDRIFIFTEHNRLVHRISNSFFIPAITYRTPSKERSSILEKFREGRYRAVVTSKVLDEGIDVPEANIGIIASGTGSKRAYVQRLGRILRQKEGKEAVLYEIIAEETTETGTAKRRKEAVSTRKKPDKAEAKSQEGVSRADI is encoded by the coding sequence TAAAATCAGCTTCAAGCAGGGAACCATTCTTATAAAAGGAAATGTCAGGGTCCCGAACTCAGTTTGGGATGAAAGGAGCGAAAGCTTCAGGGCTCCTGCAATGTACTACAAAGATATTATTAATTATCTGAAAGATTCAGGGATCGATTTTGAAGACTCAGTCCTTGACCTTATTCCCTGTCCCGACCTCGCAGCAGCTTACGAAGCCTCAGGAAAGAAGCTGAAGTTAAGGGACTATCAGGCAGAAGCACTTATCTCCTGGGGAGAAAATGAGAAACGGGGAGTGCTTGTCCTGCCAACAGGAAGCGGAAAAACACTTACAGGTATCCGGGCAATCGCGGGCTGCAATACTCCTGCCCTTGTGGTCGTCCCGACCCTTGACCTGCTTGAACAGTGGAAGAAAGAGCTTGAAGAAGCCTTTTCCATGGAGATCGGAAAGCTTGGGGGAGGAGATAAGAAAATCTTTCCGGTGACGGTTTCCACGTATGATTCTGCTTACATTCACGCCGAAACCCTTGGGAACAGGTTCGGTCTTATTATTTTTGATGAAGTTCACCACCTGCCCGCAACCGGTTACAGGAGCATTGCAGAGTTTTCCGCATCTCCATGCAGACTCGGGCTCACAGCCACATATGAAAGGGAAGATGGGCTGCATACAGAACTCAACCGGCTTGTCGGAGGCAAAGTTTACGAAAAAAAGGTATCTGAACTTGCAGGTGGGCATCTCGCCCCCTATACGATAAAACGGGTTTCTGTTGCTCTCACCGATGAAGAGCAGAAAGAATACGAAAAGAAATACTCCGTATTTCTTGATTACCTCAGAAAAACCGGAATGATAATGAGAAGTCCGCAGGACTTTCAAAAACTGGTTATGAAAAGCGGAAGAGATCCTGAAGCCAGAAAAGCCCTCCTGGCGAGAAATGCAGCAAGAGACCTTGCCTTTAACAGTGATTCGAAAATTGAGAAACTGAGGGAAATCCTGGAACAGCACAGAGATGACAGAATTTTCATATTCACAGAACACAACCGGCTTGTGCACCGGATTTCCAATTCTTTTTTTATCCCGGCCATTACTTACAGGACTCCTTCAAAAGAGAGGAGTTCCATTCTCGAAAAGTTCAGGGAAGGAAGGTACAGGGCTGTCGTTACCTCAAAGGTACTTGACGAAGGGATCGATGTCCCGGAAGCAAATATAGGGATTATAGCAAGCGGGACAGGCAGCAAAAGGGCATACGTCCAGAGGCTTGGAAGGATACTGAGGCAAAAAGAAGGGAAGGAAGCCGTGCTCTACGAGATTATTGCTGAAGAAACCACGGAAACAGGGACTGCAAAGAGAAGAAAAGAAGCTGTTTCAACCAGAAAAAAACCCGATAAGGCAGAAGCCAAAAGTCAGGAAGGTGTTTCTCGTGCTGACATCTGA
- a CDS encoding DUF7544 domain-containing protein, producing the protein MTWYAIDAIDRAFSRTKKALLEPFDFWKWVKLAIIVFFVGGLGSSYGGQGTNYNMGSEDWGSDVPAIVPGDVPASPYDISWTGLGYVQSIDPLIIIAAAIILLILFVIVFSYISSVMEFVFVESLVKNEVKLRAYFKKFMGKGFNLLLIRLAIGLLFFIIFVLSLLPFVSIFVTESPDFSVPALVGGILWIFGVIILLALVGAVINSFLSLAIPVSIYRETGILTSFNMVYRNFRKNWQEILVYWLIRFLLGIGVGFLALILFIVLFLVLIIVSLVIDGIAYYILSTFVSEPLIWIILALFVLAEILFTFALLMMLSVPFAVFLKYHLLTFLEKWFDGLNIPFFDKPAGEPGTGQGEIGTGLSSSEQNLPEQNSSEQNSSEQNSSEWYSPENEMPESSRPGSDNSNGSDGSETPASRDF; encoded by the coding sequence ATGACCTGGTACGCAATAGATGCGATAGATAGAGCTTTTTCACGGACAAAAAAAGCTCTTTTAGAACCTTTTGATTTCTGGAAATGGGTAAAACTTGCAATTATTGTTTTTTTCGTTGGAGGTCTCGGGTCCAGTTATGGAGGTCAGGGAACTAACTATAATATGGGCTCCGAAGATTGGGGGAGCGATGTTCCTGCCATTGTGCCCGGTGATGTGCCTGCGTCCCCGTATGACATATCCTGGACAGGCCTTGGCTATGTTCAGTCCATAGACCCATTAATAATTATAGCTGCTGCAATAATTCTCTTAATTCTTTTCGTTATCGTCTTTTCTTATATTTCAAGTGTCATGGAGTTTGTTTTTGTAGAATCTCTGGTAAAAAATGAAGTAAAGCTCCGGGCTTATTTTAAAAAGTTTATGGGGAAAGGCTTTAATCTCCTTCTCATACGTCTGGCCATAGGTCTCCTTTTTTTCATAATTTTTGTTCTTTCTCTGCTGCCTTTTGTCTCAATATTCGTTACAGAGTCTCCTGATTTTTCAGTACCTGCTCTTGTAGGTGGGATACTGTGGATTTTTGGCGTAATTATCCTTCTTGCCCTGGTAGGGGCAGTCATAAACTCTTTTTTAAGCCTTGCAATCCCTGTTTCCATTTACAGGGAAACCGGGATTCTCACATCTTTCAACATGGTCTACAGGAATTTCAGGAAAAACTGGCAGGAAATTCTGGTCTACTGGCTTATAAGGTTCCTTCTGGGAATCGGGGTTGGTTTCCTGGCATTGATCCTGTTTATCGTGCTGTTTCTGGTACTGATTATTGTTTCCCTTGTTATTGATGGGATAGCCTATTATATCCTCTCCACTTTCGTTTCTGAACCATTGATCTGGATAATTCTGGCTCTTTTTGTCCTGGCAGAAATCCTGTTTACATTTGCATTACTGATGATGCTGAGTGTACCGTTTGCAGTTTTCCTGAAGTACCACCTGCTGACTTTCCTTGAAAAGTGGTTTGACGGGTTAAATATTCCGTTTTTCGATAAGCCCGCAGGAGAACCGGGGACAGGTCAGGGAGAGATCGGAACAGGTTTAAGCAGTTCGGAACAGAATTTACCTGAGCAAAATTCATCGGAACAAAATTCATCAGAACAGAATTCATCGGAATGGTATTCACCGGAAAATGAGATGCCTGAGTCATCCAGACCCGGATCAGACAATTCAAACGGTTCAGACGGTTCAGAAACACCTGCCAGCCGTGATTTTTAA